In Massilia violaceinigra, one DNA window encodes the following:
- a CDS encoding TonB-dependent receptor plug domain-containing protein codes for MMTETVLSRSLRLVFSGGIAVGLGLAALPAVAQTASQDNSMQRVEITGSSIKRVAAETALPVTILRREDIERTGATSAQDLVNLIPGNFGGNVASNNVGASGVPSTANLRALGARYTLVLLNGRRVANYAVGNNPVDLNSIPLSAIERIEVLRDGASAVYGADAVAGVINFILKKDYKGMEVSAYKTHVDQGGGNTKSFNLTGGFGDIATDRFNVLFSANHEENQKLLASERSFSTTSVRPDLGLNKSSPRNGVPNLNFTDSLGNKYVGVNPYRYNGCKNDEFSLVVNSEKGCGTDYVKYIDLVPEAKHDNIVTRGVFKVNEGLELFAEAAYTKDKMIAAASPAPYTKAMTYPANGRFYPKTIKLPKGLKLPAGYKMPNGSVTTAETVLAADMDVTPTGPMTGTWRTVAGGGRNDLTKTENTRVVVGAKGMLAGWDYETALTYGKNEVEIQFGPGKFSYARLDPLVKNGEINVFGTQDAASLAALLGSQLSGFENGGTSISKEFDFKMSKELFNMPAGAVGFSVGTSFRKEKLTQESSEVLKKGDEVGGAGEILGVTGDRKVFGLFSEVVVPVIKSLELTAAARYDKYKNGFGTEFDNLSPKLGFTFRPSTVIMARGSVARGFRAPTLVDNLRPKELNNTSSNFSDPIRCPNGTPINDSVGELQDECNVQLDTQNSGNPDLKPEKSKQYTLGLVFQPTSTVSGSIDYWNVKIDKSINAMSENTVFGDPVANINQFYRYDPAVEAAEEVKGFPKLPGSKANPYRASTNKDFPLAYVALPRVNTGKFYAAGIDLNLNYRQKMGDMGTVGANFDSTYYSKHGYQYQGEKEVSDLGNFKDFGPTPRFRHTLGLTYGIGQWNTSLTHNYTKGYWDYTDPASIGPNYPELRKVGDYSTFDATLGWKPMKNVSMTFGVKNIADEDPPSSRNGQNFQVGYDPTFTNPLGRTFYARLNYKFL; via the coding sequence ATGATGACAGAAACCGTTTTATCGCGTTCACTGCGCCTGGTTTTCTCGGGCGGTATCGCCGTCGGCCTTGGCCTCGCAGCATTGCCTGCCGTGGCGCAGACCGCTTCCCAGGACAATTCGATGCAGCGCGTCGAGATCACCGGCTCCTCGATCAAGCGCGTCGCCGCTGAAACCGCACTGCCTGTCACCATTCTTCGCCGCGAAGACATCGAGCGCACCGGCGCCACCTCGGCCCAGGATCTGGTCAACCTGATTCCGGGTAACTTCGGTGGCAACGTGGCCTCCAACAACGTCGGCGCCTCCGGCGTGCCGTCGACCGCCAACCTGCGCGCCCTGGGCGCCCGTTACACGCTGGTGCTGCTCAACGGCCGCCGCGTGGCCAACTATGCAGTCGGCAACAACCCGGTCGACTTGAATTCGATTCCGCTGTCGGCCATCGAACGCATCGAAGTGCTGCGCGACGGCGCCTCCGCCGTGTACGGCGCCGATGCGGTGGCGGGCGTGATCAACTTCATCCTCAAAAAAGACTACAAAGGGATGGAAGTATCGGCCTACAAGACCCACGTGGATCAGGGCGGCGGCAATACCAAGAGCTTTAACCTGACCGGCGGCTTCGGCGACATCGCGACCGACCGCTTCAACGTGCTGTTCAGCGCCAATCACGAAGAGAACCAGAAACTGCTCGCTTCCGAGCGCAGCTTCTCGACCACCTCCGTGCGTCCCGATCTGGGCCTCAACAAGTCCTCGCCACGTAACGGCGTGCCCAACCTGAACTTCACCGATTCGCTCGGCAACAAATACGTTGGCGTGAACCCTTACCGCTACAACGGTTGCAAGAACGACGAATTCAGCTTGGTGGTCAACAGCGAAAAAGGCTGCGGCACCGACTATGTGAAGTACATCGACCTGGTTCCTGAAGCCAAGCACGACAACATCGTCACGCGCGGCGTGTTCAAGGTCAACGAAGGCCTGGAACTGTTCGCCGAAGCGGCTTACACCAAGGACAAGATGATCGCGGCTGCGTCGCCAGCGCCGTACACCAAAGCCATGACCTATCCGGCCAATGGCCGCTTCTATCCAAAAACGATCAAGCTGCCCAAGGGCCTCAAGCTGCCGGCTGGCTACAAAATGCCGAACGGCAGCGTCACGACGGCGGAAACCGTTCTCGCGGCCGATATGGATGTGACCCCGACCGGTCCGATGACAGGTACCTGGCGTACCGTCGCCGGCGGCGGCCGTAACGACCTCACCAAGACCGAGAACACGCGGGTCGTGGTGGGGGCCAAGGGCATGCTCGCGGGCTGGGATTACGAGACTGCACTGACTTACGGCAAGAATGAAGTCGAGATCCAATTCGGTCCAGGCAAGTTCAGCTATGCAAGACTGGATCCGCTGGTCAAAAATGGTGAAATTAACGTATTCGGTACGCAAGATGCGGCCAGCCTGGCGGCTTTGCTGGGTTCGCAACTGAGCGGCTTTGAAAACGGCGGGACCTCGATCTCGAAAGAGTTCGACTTCAAAATGTCCAAAGAACTTTTCAACATGCCTGCTGGCGCGGTTGGCTTCTCGGTTGGCACCTCGTTCCGCAAGGAAAAGCTGACCCAAGAGTCGTCTGAGGTGCTTAAGAAAGGTGACGAAGTCGGCGGCGCCGGTGAAATTCTTGGCGTGACGGGCGACCGCAAGGTCTTCGGCCTGTTCTCGGAAGTGGTTGTGCCGGTCATCAAGAGCCTGGAACTGACCGCTGCCGCGCGCTACGACAAGTACAAGAACGGTTTCGGCACCGAATTCGATAACCTGAGCCCGAAACTGGGCTTCACCTTCCGTCCGAGCACGGTAATCATGGCGCGCGGTTCGGTGGCGCGCGGCTTCCGCGCACCGACCCTGGTCGACAACCTCAGACCGAAGGAACTGAACAACACCTCGTCGAACTTCAGTGATCCGATTCGCTGCCCGAACGGCACGCCGATCAACGATTCCGTTGGCGAACTGCAGGATGAGTGCAATGTTCAGTTGGACACGCAAAACAGCGGCAATCCCGACCTCAAACCTGAGAAGTCGAAGCAGTACACTCTTGGTCTGGTATTCCAGCCGACGTCGACCGTCAGCGGCTCGATCGATTACTGGAACGTGAAAATCGACAAGTCGATTAACGCGATGTCGGAAAACACCGTGTTCGGCGACCCGGTTGCCAACATTAACCAGTTCTATCGCTACGATCCTGCCGTTGAAGCAGCTGAGGAAGTGAAGGGTTTCCCGAAACTGCCAGGGTCGAAGGCCAATCCTTACCGCGCCAGCACTAACAAGGACTTCCCGCTCGCGTACGTCGCCCTGCCACGCGTGAACACCGGCAAGTTCTACGCCGCCGGTATCGATTTGAACCTGAACTATCGCCAGAAGATGGGCGATATGGGCACGGTTGGCGCGAACTTCGATTCGACCTACTACAGCAAGCACGGCTATCAGTACCAAGGTGAGAAGGAAGTCAGCGACCTGGGCAACTTCAAGGATTTCGGCCCAACCCCGCGTTTCCGTCATACCCTGGGCCTGACCTACGGCATCGGCCAGTGGAATACCTCGCTGACGCACAACTACACCAAGGGCTATTGGGACTACACCGATCCAGCGTCGATCGGTCCTAACTACCCTGAGCTGCGTAAAGTTGGCGATTACTCGACCTTCGACGCCACTTTGGGGTGGAAACCGATGAAAAACGTCAGCATGACGTTTGGCGTGAAAAACATTGCGGACGAGGATCCACCATCGTCGCGTAACGGACAGAACTTCCAGGTCGGTTACGATCCGACCTTCACCAACCCGCTGGGTCGCACGTTCTACGCACGTCTGAACTACAAGTTCCTGTAA
- the ltrA gene encoding group II intron reverse transcriptase/maturase: MSIQQAMRQMPASAGREATGQGEALSATPSDEACGPRHVSGDAGSMLLRAALRRENLLQAFKRVRRNKGAAGVDGRNIDETSRYLAVAWPEIREQLLEGTYRPSPVRRVMIPKPDGGERELGIPTVTDRLIQQALLQVLQPILDPTFSEHSYGFRPGRRAQDAVLAARAYVQSGRRIVVDVDLSKFFDRVNHDILIDRLRKRIDDAGLIRLIRAYLNSGIMDHGVVQSRHEGTPQGGPLSPLLANVLLDEVDKELERRGHCFARYADDANVYVRSRRAGERVMVLLRRCYAKLHLVVNEGKSAVASAFGRKFLGYSLWVASGKVVKLKVADKPLATFKQKIRELTRRSCGRSMAQSVEKLRSYMLGWKGYFKLAQTPRIWKRLDEWLRHRLRAIQLKHWKRGKTMYRELFRLGAAPSVAKQVAANSRCWWRNADRLLKTVLTIAYFDALGVPRLS, from the coding sequence ATGTCGATACAACAGGCAATGCGTCAGATGCCCGCGTCAGCGGGGCGGGAGGCCACCGGTCAGGGTGAAGCCCTGTCTGCAACCCCCAGCGACGAAGCTTGCGGTCCGCGACATGTGTCAGGAGACGCAGGATCAATGCTGCTGCGTGCGGCATTGAGAAGAGAGAACCTGCTGCAAGCGTTCAAGCGTGTGCGTCGCAACAAAGGCGCAGCCGGGGTGGATGGTCGGAACATCGACGAAACCTCGCGCTATCTGGCTGTTGCGTGGCCGGAAATACGCGAACAACTGCTGGAGGGGACGTACCGGCCCAGCCCGGTACGCAGGGTGATGATTCCCAAGCCCGACGGTGGCGAGCGCGAGCTCGGCATTCCGACGGTGACGGATCGCTTGATCCAGCAAGCACTGCTTCAAGTGCTGCAACCGATTCTTGATCCCACATTCAGTGAGCACAGCTACGGTTTCCGTCCGGGCCGGCGTGCGCAGGACGCGGTCCTTGCCGCGCGCGCGTACGTGCAGTCGGGACGGCGGATCGTGGTGGACGTGGACCTGTCGAAGTTCTTCGACCGGGTCAACCACGACATCCTGATCGACCGCTTGCGGAAACGCATCGACGACGCTGGCCTGATCCGACTGATTCGCGCCTACCTCAACAGCGGCATCATGGATCATGGCGTGGTGCAGTCGCGGCACGAGGGCACGCCGCAAGGCGGGCCGCTCTCGCCGCTGCTGGCCAACGTCCTGCTCGATGAAGTGGACAAGGAACTGGAACGGCGCGGCCATTGCTTTGCGCGCTACGCCGACGATGCGAATGTCTATGTTCGCAGCAGACGTGCTGGCGAGCGGGTGATGGTGCTGTTGCGCCGGTGCTATGCTAAGTTGCACCTCGTGGTCAACGAAGGCAAGAGTGCGGTGGCCAGTGCATTCGGCCGCAAATTCCTCGGTTACAGCCTGTGGGTGGCAAGTGGGAAAGTGGTGAAACTGAAGGTCGCGGACAAGCCGTTGGCAACATTCAAGCAGAAAATCCGTGAATTGACGAGGCGTTCCTGTGGCCGCAGCATGGCCCAGAGCGTCGAGAAACTGCGCTCCTACATGCTCGGCTGGAAAGGGTACTTCAAGTTGGCCCAGACCCCAAGGATCTGGAAGAGACTCGATGAATGGCTGCGCCACAGGCTCAGGGCGATCCAGCTCAAGCACTGGAAGCGCGGGAAAACCATGTATCGGGAACTGTTCCGGCTCGGGGCGGCGCCTTCGGTCGCAAAACAGGTCGCGGCGAATAGCCGCTGCTGGTGGCGAAACGCTGATCGACTGTTGAAAACAGTCCTCACGATTGCCTACTTCGATGCACTTGGCGTACCTCGCCTGTCTTAA
- a CDS encoding TonB-dependent receptor, whose amino-acid sequence MMKPTVLSLSLGAIFAAGGGLAGAAFAQDGQPMQRVEITGSSIKRMQSETATPLSVIKADEFIKQGLTTAQEALSRIPSNQTTMGSGNVVGGNSSGLPTGGQASADLRGLGGDKTLVLLNGRRLANHPYDSSSVDLNMIPLSALDRVEVLRDGASAIYGTDAIGGVINFITKRSVNTTTITGELVRPRKAGGDEERVNLSTGFGNLDKDGFNIFGVVDWHKQESINSQQREFSKTGIVPSRGLNLTSGTTFPGNFYDAGADKSGNPGWASGCNPPFSVPNAAGICRQDYTRQIDSMPDQEQLAIFARASMKLGADHLASLEFLHSQNDVTSRTAPPPQTGLIMTNSSKYYPKSGVSGGPLSINWRPLESGQRTIDSQGKADRIVFGMEGLLAGWDYKGGLSHSMSKSSEDFVGGYVADAAFAAGVANGILNPFALQDAAGKTYLESTALRGRVQSAEVKNTAFDFKASRDLMPMGGGQMAVAVGTEIRRETADFNVNRAIASQASSSGLSGSLSKTGSRNIQAVFTELNLPFTKELEVQLAARYDRYSDVGNTTNPKIGLRYQPTQQLLVRGSASTGFRAPTLFEKNGPPSRNDTNDSYNDPILCPGGKPQPGSNPLRDCDLQQFKLQGGNINLKPEKSKSFSFGAVIEPIPSVTIAADYWNIQLKDKIAALPEQTIYGNYEKYKALFLRNPDGSPNAIENFLNNLGEVKTDGVDVSMTLRLPRTSVGNFTVTMDGTYVHKYDYQNERNGEFVHNVGRYADMAPVFRWQHTASLNWNSGPWGANLSQSFKSSYQDQNQVADEFKHKVEAYSLLNLSGSYSGIKGLTLTAGLKNLLDEQPPFSNQGTLFQKGYDPRFSDPIGRAVYLRASYAF is encoded by the coding sequence ATGATGAAGCCAACCGTATTATCCCTGTCGTTGGGCGCGATTTTCGCTGCCGGCGGCGGACTCGCAGGCGCGGCGTTCGCACAGGACGGCCAGCCAATGCAGCGCGTCGAGATCACCGGATCGTCGATCAAGCGCATGCAAAGCGAAACCGCCACGCCGCTGAGCGTCATCAAGGCCGACGAGTTCATCAAGCAGGGATTGACCACGGCCCAGGAAGCGCTGTCGCGCATTCCATCGAACCAGACCACCATGGGCAGCGGCAACGTCGTTGGCGGCAACAGCAGCGGCTTGCCGACCGGCGGCCAGGCCAGCGCCGATTTGCGCGGCCTGGGCGGCGACAAGACGCTGGTGCTGCTCAACGGCCGGCGCCTCGCCAACCACCCGTACGACAGCTCCAGCGTCGACCTGAACATGATTCCCCTCTCCGCCCTGGACCGCGTTGAAGTGCTGCGCGACGGCGCTTCCGCCATCTACGGCACCGACGCCATCGGCGGCGTGATCAACTTCATCACCAAGCGCTCGGTCAACACCACCACCATCACCGGCGAACTGGTACGCCCGCGCAAGGCCGGCGGCGACGAAGAGCGCGTCAACCTGTCCACCGGCTTCGGCAACCTCGACAAGGACGGCTTCAACATCTTCGGCGTGGTCGACTGGCACAAGCAGGAATCGATCAATTCGCAGCAGCGCGAATTCTCGAAAACCGGGATCGTCCCGAGCCGCGGCCTGAACCTGACCAGCGGCACCACCTTCCCCGGCAATTTCTACGATGCCGGCGCCGACAAGTCCGGCAATCCGGGCTGGGCCAGCGGCTGCAACCCGCCGTTCTCGGTACCGAACGCGGCCGGCATCTGCCGCCAGGATTACACGCGCCAGATCGACAGCATGCCCGACCAGGAACAACTGGCCATTTTCGCGCGCGCCAGCATGAAGCTCGGTGCCGACCACCTGGCCAGCCTGGAATTCCTGCATTCGCAAAACGACGTCACCTCGCGCACGGCGCCGCCGCCGCAAACCGGGCTGATCATGACCAACAGCAGCAAGTACTATCCGAAGAGCGGCGTGTCCGGCGGGCCGCTGTCGATCAACTGGCGTCCGCTCGAATCGGGCCAGCGCACCATCGATTCGCAAGGCAAGGCCGACCGCATCGTGTTCGGCATGGAAGGCTTGCTGGCGGGCTGGGATTACAAGGGCGGCCTGTCGCACTCGATGTCCAAGTCGAGCGAAGACTTCGTGGGCGGCTACGTGGCCGACGCCGCGTTCGCGGCCGGCGTGGCCAATGGCATCCTCAACCCGTTCGCGCTGCAGGATGCGGCCGGCAAGACCTATCTGGAGAGCACCGCCCTGCGCGGCCGCGTGCAGAGCGCCGAAGTGAAGAACACCGCGTTCGACTTCAAGGCCAGCCGCGACCTGATGCCGATGGGCGGCGGCCAGATGGCGGTGGCGGTCGGCACCGAAATCCGGCGCGAGACGGCTGACTTCAACGTCAACCGCGCGATCGCCTCGCAAGCGTCGAGCTCGGGTCTGTCGGGTTCGCTGTCGAAAACCGGTTCGCGCAACATCCAGGCCGTGTTCACCGAACTGAACCTGCCGTTCACCAAGGAACTGGAAGTGCAGCTGGCGGCCCGTTACGACCGCTACAGCGACGTCGGCAACACCACCAATCCGAAAATCGGCCTGCGCTACCAGCCGACCCAGCAGCTGCTGGTGCGCGGCTCGGCCAGCACCGGTTTCCGCGCTCCGACCCTGTTCGAGAAAAACGGTCCACCGTCGCGCAACGATACCAACGACAGCTACAACGATCCGATCCTGTGCCCAGGCGGCAAGCCGCAGCCAGGCTCGAATCCGCTGCGCGATTGCGATCTTCAACAGTTCAAGCTGCAGGGCGGCAATATCAACCTGAAGCCGGAAAAATCGAAGTCGTTCTCCTTCGGCGCCGTGATCGAGCCGATCCCGAGCGTGACGATCGCCGCCGACTACTGGAACATCCAGTTGAAGGACAAGATTGCGGCCCTGCCGGAGCAAACCATCTACGGCAACTACGAGAAGTACAAGGCGCTGTTCCTGCGTAATCCGGACGGCTCGCCGAACGCGATCGAAAACTTCCTCAACAACCTGGGCGAAGTCAAGACCGACGGCGTCGACGTCAGCATGACCTTGCGCCTGCCGCGCACCAGCGTCGGCAACTTCACCGTCACGATGGACGGCACCTATGTGCACAAGTACGACTACCAGAACGAGCGCAATGGCGAATTCGTGCACAACGTGGGCCGCTACGCCGACATGGCGCCGGTATTCCGCTGGCAGCACACCGCCTCGCTGAACTGGAACAGCGGTCCGTGGGGCGCGAACCTGTCGCAATCGTTCAAGTCCTCGTACCAGGATCAGAACCAGGTCGCCGACGAGTTCAAGCACAAGGTCGAGGCGTACAGCCTGCTGAACCTGTCGGGCAGCTACAGCGGCATCAAGGGTCTGACCCTGACCGCCGGCCTGAAGAACCTGCTGGACGAACAGCCGCCATTCTCGAACCAGGGCACCCTGTTCCAGAAGGGCTACGATCCGCGCTTCAGCGACCCGATCGGCCGCGCCGTGTATCTGCGCGCCAGCTACGCGTTTTAA
- a CDS encoding TonB-dependent receptor, with protein sequence MFRKTAIAHAVSLAIASAALSVAAPAMAQDAPTGPIQRVEVTGSSIKRASAETASPVQVITAQDMAKSGKGTVAEYLQTLTADGAGSLPTGFGNGFAAGSTAISLRGLGATSTLVLLNGRRMAPFARADDGQKSFTDLSTIPMEAVERIEVLKDGASSTYGADAIAGVVNIILRKDFTGLIAKGTIGQSKYKDGEMAKGSLTWGKGNLEADGYNVLVNAEYYTNNELKNKDRANRGWIGHGDLRPYGYAMDTQFASGYLAGSNNTGASPTGSIRNPANNTYVSLPGCAALSKTANSDPQGGCLWHHDQFRSMQPQVDGLNLYTRVSKKLGEDLQVYGEVGYSKRDTSFTLIPGEITRTYAGPPTAANPTGVTNWGSGAGTTMQLAANHPQNPYGVPVRVRYSAFDVGPSERSVNNEFNRFVVGLKGAAMGWDFDTSYVHSESKLDLLYSNMLNLRVVKDALGNPASQYFPYYIGEQAGKNPASLYAAMVRTATSHSTTQLDIVDFKASRELFQLPGGAMGLAVGGEHRREKLDNPSLSGTEDGSINSSYVAAKGEEKISAVFLEVAAPVLKSVELSAALRYDKYTNFSSTTPKLGAKWTPLKTFALRGTYSEGFRAPGAAEASASSRSTGTATTRDPVRCPGGTPAAGGGSATDCSVSLAAVKVGNPNLKPETSKGMTLGMVWDPLNDTSLSVDLWKIKRSDEINPLPYNEAAALPTAVRADNNLVVGGVAIPNTGTILISNAPYRNSSFTEIKGVDLDIKQKFRLGDFGRANLGLTWTYIDSWIRAESATVKYQYAGTHGNCDTSNCAGTPKQKISFVAGWDWQDLNLTLTTNYRSKMKNVQFEGELCASKFANGTPAPNAECTLGSFTATDLSVRYNLSKNFQLFGSINNLFDKVAPLDPLTYGGMSYNPMDASGAIGRYFKAGARYQF encoded by the coding sequence ATGTTTAGAAAAACCGCAATTGCGCACGCCGTCTCTCTGGCGATCGCTTCGGCAGCACTTTCCGTGGCCGCACCGGCCATGGCGCAGGACGCACCAACCGGTCCCATCCAGCGGGTCGAAGTCACCGGTTCCAGCATCAAGCGCGCCAGCGCCGAAACGGCTTCTCCAGTACAAGTCATTACCGCGCAAGACATGGCCAAGTCCGGCAAGGGCACGGTCGCGGAATACCTCCAGACCCTCACCGCCGATGGCGCCGGTTCCCTGCCGACAGGCTTCGGCAACGGTTTTGCCGCCGGCTCGACCGCGATTTCGCTGCGCGGCCTGGGCGCCACGTCGACCCTGGTGCTGCTCAACGGGCGCCGCATGGCGCCGTTCGCGCGCGCCGACGATGGCCAGAAGAGCTTTACCGACCTGTCGACCATTCCGATGGAAGCGGTCGAGCGCATCGAGGTGCTGAAAGACGGCGCTTCCTCGACCTATGGCGCGGACGCGATCGCGGGCGTGGTCAACATCATCCTGCGCAAGGATTTCACGGGCCTGATCGCCAAGGGCACGATCGGCCAGTCCAAATACAAGGACGGCGAAATGGCCAAGGGCTCGCTGACCTGGGGCAAGGGCAACCTGGAAGCCGACGGTTACAACGTGCTGGTCAACGCCGAGTACTACACCAACAACGAACTCAAAAACAAAGACCGCGCCAACCGCGGCTGGATCGGCCACGGCGACCTGCGTCCGTACGGCTATGCGATGGATACCCAGTTCGCTTCCGGCTATCTGGCGGGCAGCAACAACACCGGCGCCAGCCCGACCGGCTCGATCCGCAATCCGGCCAACAATACCTACGTGTCGCTGCCCGGCTGCGCCGCCCTGTCGAAGACCGCCAACAGCGATCCGCAAGGCGGCTGCCTGTGGCACCACGACCAGTTCCGCTCGATGCAGCCGCAGGTCGATGGCCTGAACCTGTACACGCGCGTGAGCAAAAAGCTGGGCGAGGACCTGCAAGTGTACGGCGAAGTCGGCTACTCGAAACGCGACACCTCGTTCACCCTGATTCCGGGCGAAATCACGCGCACCTATGCCGGCCCGCCGACGGCCGCCAATCCGACCGGCGTGACCAACTGGGGTTCGGGCGCCGGCACCACCATGCAGCTGGCCGCCAACCACCCGCAAAACCCGTACGGCGTGCCGGTGCGCGTGCGCTATTCGGCCTTCGACGTCGGTCCGAGCGAGCGTTCGGTCAACAATGAATTCAACCGCTTCGTGGTGGGCCTGAAGGGCGCGGCCATGGGCTGGGATTTCGACACGTCCTACGTGCATTCGGAATCGAAACTCGATCTCTTGTACAGCAACATGCTCAACCTGCGCGTGGTCAAGGATGCGCTGGGCAATCCGGCCAGCCAGTACTTCCCGTACTACATCGGCGAGCAGGCCGGCAAGAACCCGGCTTCGCTGTACGCGGCCATGGTGCGCACCGCCACTTCGCATTCGACCACCCAGCTCGACATCGTCGACTTCAAGGCCTCGCGCGAGCTGTTCCAGCTGCCGGGCGGCGCCATGGGCCTGGCCGTGGGCGGCGAGCACCGCCGCGAAAAACTCGACAATCCATCCCTGTCGGGCACCGAAGACGGCAGCATCAACTCGTCCTACGTGGCCGCCAAGGGCGAAGAGAAGATTTCGGCGGTGTTCCTCGAAGTGGCGGCGCCGGTACTGAAATCGGTGGAATTGTCGGCCGCGCTGCGTTACGACAAGTACACCAACTTCTCCTCGACCACGCCGAAGCTGGGCGCCAAGTGGACCCCGCTCAAAACCTTCGCCCTGCGCGGCACCTACTCGGAAGGCTTCCGCGCGCCGGGCGCCGCCGAAGCGAGTGCCTCATCGCGTTCCACCGGCACCGCAACCACGCGCGATCCGGTCCGTTGCCCGGGTGGCACGCCGGCAGCCGGCGGCGGCAGCGCCACCGATTGCTCGGTCTCGCTGGCCGCGGTCAAGGTGGGCAACCCCAACCTGAAGCCGGAAACGTCGAAAGGCATGACGCTGGGCATGGTCTGGGATCCGCTCAACGATACCAGCCTGTCGGTCGACCTGTGGAAGATCAAGCGCAGCGACGAGATCAATCCGCTGCCGTACAACGAAGCGGCCGCCCTGCCGACCGCCGTGCGCGCGGATAACAATCTGGTGGTCGGTGGCGTGGCCATTCCGAACACCGGCACCATCCTGATCTCGAACGCGCCGTACCGCAATTCGAGCTTTACCGAGATCAAGGGCGTCGACTTGGACATCAAGCAGAAGTTCCGCCTCGGCGACTTCGGCCGCGCCAACCTGGGCCTGACCTGGACCTACATCGATTCGTGGATCCGGGCCGAATCGGCTACCGTCAAGTACCAGTACGCCGGCACCCACGGCAACTGCGACACCTCCAACTGCGCCGGCACGCCGAAGCAGAAGATCAGTTTTGTCGCAGGCTGGGACTGGCAAGACCTGAACCTGACGCTCACCACCAACTACCGCTCGAAGATGAAGAACGTGCAGTTCGAAGGCGAGCTGTGCGCGTCGAAATTCGCCAACGGCACCCCGGCGCCGAACGCCGAATGCACGCTCGGCTCGTTCACCGCGACCGACCTGTCGGTGCGCTACAACCTGTCGAAGAACTTCCAGCTGTTCGGTTCGATCAACAATCTGTTCGACAAGGTCGCACCGCTCGATCCGCTCACCTACGGCGGCATGAGCTACAACCCGATGGACGCCAGCGGCGCCATCGGCCGCTACTTCAAGGCCGGCGCGCGCTACCAGTTCTAG